A single window of Brevinematales bacterium DNA harbors:
- a CDS encoding LacI family DNA-binding transcriptional regulator, with protein MTTIKDIAKAAGVGLGTVSRALNGEPNIRPDTRDRILLAARKLGYRPNEAARSLARGGFSSATIGIVLPMISHPFYFEILRGIHTAFNEIDKNLMVFNLGAHEELVVGHIAKENLAGIIVVAAGISPDSLTLLNAQDTNVLFLDRREERAVSYWIDNTLGGSLAAKYLLDAGCGNIAYIGDSGESQQQDDRLAGFRAELSRAGKTLASETFIHIDEQLAYETAASVFQSGAIDGVFCFCDSIAYGVMRYMKEHGQSARIIGYDDAPASQYLGLSSVRQPAFEMGYEGARAAANRPEKDKPKSRVFLPAVVDRNS; from the coding sequence ATGACGACTATTAAAGATATCGCGAAGGCCGCAGGGGTGGGGCTGGGGACTGTCTCGCGCGCGCTGAACGGCGAGCCGAATATCCGCCCGGACACCCGCGACCGCATCCTGCTTGCCGCCCGGAAGCTGGGTTATCGCCCCAACGAAGCCGCGCGCAGTCTCGCGCGAGGGGGATTTTCCTCGGCCACCATCGGCATCGTTTTGCCAATGATTTCTCACCCCTTCTATTTTGAAATTCTCCGGGGCATCCATACCGCGTTCAACGAGATCGACAAGAACCTGATGGTATTCAACCTCGGGGCACACGAGGAACTGGTGGTCGGGCATATCGCGAAGGAGAATCTCGCGGGAATTATAGTCGTCGCCGCGGGGATTTCGCCCGACAGCCTGACTCTCCTCAACGCGCAGGATACGAACGTCCTGTTCCTCGACAGGCGCGAAGAACGCGCGGTATCGTACTGGATCGACAATACCCTCGGGGGAAGTCTCGCCGCGAAATACCTGCTTGACGCGGGTTGCGGGAATATCGCGTATATCGGCGACAGCGGCGAAAGCCAGCAGCAGGACGACCGTCTCGCGGGATTCCGCGCGGAACTCTCACGCGCCGGGAAAACCCTCGCCAGCGAAACATTCATCCATATCGACGAGCAGCTCGCATACGAAACCGCCGCGTCGGTCTTCCAATCCGGCGCTATCGACGGGGTATTCTGTTTCTGCGACAGTATCGCTTATGGGGTGATGCGCTATATGAAGGAACACGGCCAAAGCGCGCGGATTATCGGGTATGACGACGCGCCCGCGTCGCAATACCTCGGACTGTCGTCCGTCCGCCAGCCCGCGTTCGAGATGGGCTACGAGGGCGCGCGGGCTGCCGCGAACCGTCCCGAGAAGGATAAACCGAAATCGCGGGTATTTCTGCCCGCGGTAGTCGATAGAAATTCATAA